In Campylobacter mucosalis, a single window of DNA contains:
- the gyrB gene encoding DNA topoisomerase (ATP-hydrolyzing) subunit B, with protein sequence MSENKIYDEGNIKVLKGLEAVRKRPGMYIGDTNVNGLHHMIYEVVDNSIDEAMAGFCDTIDVEITREGSCIVTDNGRGIPVGMHPTENMPAATVVLTVLHAGGKFDKDTYKVSGGLHGVGVSVVNALSKKLVVTIKRDGNVHRQEFAKGIPVTDLEVIKTTNRTGTAVEFWVDDEIFEVTDFDKNILTKRFKELAYLNPKITINFKDQRDGTNESYHFEGGLESFVNDMNTKEAVSKAVFFSGGEEDVMVDFALMYNETYSENLLSFVNNIKTPDGGTHEAGFRAGLTRVITNYIAANAAAREKDTKITGEDIREGLIAVVSVKVPEPQFEGQTKGKLGSSYVKPIVQKMTFEVLSKYFEENPIEARAIMNKALMAARGREAAKKARDLTRKKEGLSVGTLPGKLADCQSKDPSISELYLVEGDSAGGSAKQGRDRVFQAILPLKGKILNVEKSRLDKILKSDEIKNMITALGCGIGDEFDAERLRYHKIIIMTDADVDGSHIQTLLLTFFFRFLNPVVESGCIYLAQPPLYRYEKGKKEVYLKDDKALNEFLIQTGIEGMEFQGIGNNDLVDFLKIVAAYDNVLNELAKRFNLLVALRYLIENPDIIGKSYPEMFEILKNFLETKGYNILNSYVNESEARIYVQTENGLDEFYLNDNLFANPLFEEALHISKKIKERDMDFGGRDVIEILKDVTDNAKKGSNVKIQRYKGLGEMNPDQLWETTMNPENRRLLKVSIADAQSASDTFNLFMGDEVEPRRNYIQDHAKDVKHLDI encoded by the coding sequence ATGAGCGAAAATAAAATTTACGACGAAGGTAATATTAAAGTATTAAAGGGGCTTGAAGCCGTTAGAAAACGCCCTGGTATGTATATTGGCGATACAAATGTAAATGGCTTACATCATATGATTTATGAAGTCGTTGATAACTCGATTGATGAGGCAATGGCTGGATTTTGTGATACCATAGATGTTGAAATTACACGTGAGGGTAGCTGTATAGTTACTGATAATGGCCGTGGAATTCCAGTTGGTATGCACCCAACTGAAAATATGCCAGCAGCAACCGTTGTTTTAACCGTTCTTCACGCTGGTGGTAAATTTGATAAAGATACATATAAAGTTTCAGGCGGTCTTCACGGCGTTGGTGTTTCAGTCGTAAATGCACTTTCAAAAAAGCTAGTAGTTACCATTAAACGAGACGGCAACGTTCATAGGCAAGAATTTGCAAAAGGAATTCCAGTAACTGATTTAGAGGTCATTAAAACTACAAACCGCACAGGCACGGCTGTTGAGTTTTGGGTAGATGATGAAATTTTTGAAGTTACAGATTTTGATAAAAATATCCTAACAAAACGCTTTAAAGAGTTAGCCTACCTAAACCCAAAAATTACTATAAATTTTAAAGACCAAAGGGACGGCACAAACGAGAGCTATCACTTTGAAGGTGGTTTAGAGAGCTTCGTAAATGATATGAATACAAAAGAGGCGGTAAGTAAAGCTGTATTTTTTAGTGGTGGCGAAGAGGACGTTATGGTTGATTTTGCCCTGATGTATAATGAAACTTATTCAGAAAATTTACTAAGCTTTGTAAATAACATTAAAACCCCAGACGGCGGAACACACGAAGCTGGTTTTAGAGCTGGTCTAACTCGTGTTATTACAAACTATATCGCCGCAAACGCAGCCGCTCGTGAAAAAGATACAAAAATCACTGGCGAAGATATCCGTGAGGGCTTGATCGCCGTTGTAAGTGTAAAGGTACCAGAGCCTCAGTTTGAAGGACAAACAAAAGGAAAACTTGGTTCAAGCTACGTTAAACCAATCGTTCAAAAGATGACTTTTGAGGTTTTAAGCAAATATTTTGAAGAAAATCCGATTGAAGCACGTGCGATTATGAACAAGGCCCTAATGGCAGCACGTGGTAGAGAGGCAGCTAAAAAAGCACGTGATTTAACTCGCAAAAAAGAGGGTTTAAGTGTTGGCACACTGCCTGGCAAACTTGCTGATTGTCAGAGTAAAGATCCAAGCATTAGTGAGCTATATTTAGTCGAGGGCGATTCAGCTGGTGGTTCAGCTAAACAGGGTCGTGACCGTGTGTTTCAAGCGATTTTACCGCTAAAAGGTAAAATTTTAAACGTTGAAAAATCAAGATTAGATAAAATTTTAAAATCAGATGAGATTAAAAATATGATAACAGCACTAGGTTGTGGTATCGGCGATGAGTTTGACGCTGAGCGACTTAGATATCATAAAATCATCATTATGACCGATGCTGACGTTGATGGCTCACATATTCAAACGCTACTTTTAACGTTCTTTTTTAGATTTTTAAATCCAGTGGTTGAGAGCGGTTGTATCTACCTAGCACAACCTCCACTTTATCGCTATGAAAAGGGCAAAAAAGAGGTGTATTTAAAAGATGACAAGGCATTAAATGAGTTTTTAATCCAAACTGGCATTGAAGGTATGGAATTTCAAGGCATTGGTAATAACGACTTAGTTGATTTTTTAAAAATCGTAGCCGCTTATGATAATGTTTTAAACGAACTTGCAAAACGTTTTAATCTACTTGTTGCACTTCGTTATTTAATAGAAAATCCAGATATTATTGGCAAAAGTTACCCTGAAATGTTTGAAATTTTAAAGAATTTTTTAGAAACTAAGGGCTATAACATACTAAATTCATACGTAAATGAGAGCGAAGCTAGAATTTATGTCCAAACTGAAAATGGACTTGATGAATTTTATTTAAATGACAATCTTTTTGCAAATCCTCTTTTTGAAGAGGCACTTCATATTAGTAAGAAGATTAAAGAGCGTGATATGGATTTTGGCGGTCGTGATGTGATTGAAATTTTAAAAGATGTCACGGATAACGCTAAAAAAGGCTCAAACGTAAAAATCCAACGCTATAAAGGTTTAGGTGAGATGAACCCTGATCAGCTTTGGGAGACGACTATGAACCCTGAAAATCGCCGTCTTTTAAAGGTTAGCATAGCTGACGCTCAAAGTGCAAGTGATACGTTTAATCTATTTATGGGCGATGAGGTTGAGCCTAGGAGAAACTATATACAAGATCACGCAAAAGATGTAAAACACTTGGATATATGA
- a CDS encoding ATPase: protein MTSDRKIELFSKERLSSYADDDEHIANFKLIKNISDKLGVIEIITRNKVAKTFNIKDDTFISRQTLGYWVELMDNEKIHNKIVDFGNIDFRDYSKGNKNNKLLNYQKVWFAYSLVRTIRNRAFHFENLYKLNENKTPRLSTKRGKTIIGIEPTKIECFLTIF from the coding sequence ATGACTAGCGATAGGAAAATTGAGCTATTTTCAAAAGAGCGACTTAGTAGCTACGCCGATGATGACGAGCATATAGCAAATTTTAAGCTCATAAAAAACATAAGCGATAAACTTGGCGTTATAGAGATTATCACACGAAACAAAGTGGCTAAAACGTTTAATATAAAAGATGATACATTTATCTCACGTCAGACGCTTGGATATTGGGTGGAGCTAATGGATAATGAGAAAATTCACAATAAAATCGTGGATTTTGGCAATATTGATTTTAGAGATTACTCAAAAGGCAACAAAAACAACAAACTTTTAAACTATCAAAAGGTTTGGTTTGCATATTCGCTAGTAAGAACGATTAGGAACAGGGCGTTTCACTTTGAAAATTTATACAAATTAAATGAAAACAAAACGCCAAGACTATCTACAAAGCGTGGCAAAACAATTATAGGCATAGAGCCAACCAAAATAGAGTGCTTTTTAACGATATTTTAA
- the dnaN gene encoding DNA polymerase III subunit beta has product MKVSINKNVLESIVVNTNPYLEKRDLSAITSHIYICAKDGVLNIRATDHEIGLAYKLSNAKIIDEGYATANGKKLLDIIRSLKDEDVMLESLNNYLYIKQKNSKYKLPMYKFEDFPEFPNIQNKAKFDIDAVMLGRSLKKIMPSIDSNNPKFELNGAMLDIKNGYINIVGTDTKRLSIFKFETPTQSEFSLIIPKKAISEMQKLFFDKIEIYYDENVLIAQSSNFEFFTKLINGKYPDYDKVVPKEIKKRLKLSRDKMIDGIKTISMLSDTIKITFAPENITFESIIEDNSEAKTTIDYKTGLDEEFFVGIKNRYMLDFLSSIEDDDFELGFNDSNLAFIVSSKELKTIIMPINL; this is encoded by the coding sequence ATGAAAGTCAGCATAAACAAAAACGTTCTTGAAAGCATAGTTGTAAATACAAATCCGTATTTAGAAAAAAGAGATTTAAGTGCTATAACATCTCACATTTACATTTGTGCAAAAGATGGAGTACTAAACATAAGAGCAACAGATCACGAAATAGGTCTTGCATACAAACTATCAAATGCAAAAATAATAGATGAAGGTTACGCAACTGCAAATGGTAAAAAACTTCTTGATATCATAAGAAGTCTAAAAGATGAAGATGTTATGCTTGAGAGCTTAAATAATTACCTTTATATAAAACAAAAAAACTCAAAGTATAAACTTCCAATGTATAAATTTGAAGATTTTCCAGAATTTCCAAATATACAAAACAAGGCAAAATTTGACATTGACGCTGTAATGCTTGGACGAAGCCTTAAAAAAATAATGCCAAGCATAGATAGTAATAACCCAAAATTTGAACTAAATGGAGCTATGCTTGATATAAAAAATGGCTATATAAATATCGTAGGAACTGATACGAAACGTCTTTCGATTTTTAAATTTGAAACTCCAACACAGAGTGAATTTTCACTAATAATCCCAAAAAAAGCCATAAGTGAAATGCAAAAGCTATTTTTTGACAAGATTGAAATTTACTACGATGAAAATGTTCTAATCGCACAAAGCTCAAATTTTGAGTTTTTTACAAAGCTGATAAATGGCAAATATCCAGATTATGATAAAGTAGTTCCAAAAGAGATTAAAAAACGCCTAAAATTAAGTCGTGATAAGATGATTGATGGCATAAAAACCATATCGATGTTAAGCGATACGATAAAAATAACATTTGCACCTGAAAATATAACTTTCGAAAGTATTATAGAAGATAATTCAGAAGCAAAAACAACTATTGATTATAAAACTGGACTTGATGAAGAGTTTTTTGTCGGCATAAAAAATAGATATATGCTTGATTTTTTAAGTAGCATTGAAGATGATGATTTTGAACTTGGTTTTAACGACTCAAATTTAGCATTTATCGTTAGTTCAAAAGAGTTAAAAACAATCATAATGCCTATAAATTTATAA
- the queF gene encoding preQ(1) synthase yields the protein MSENLRYGEQILKEFDPETDLEIWQNKHERDYLIKITLPEFCCLCPRSGYPDFATIYVEYVPNKLVVELKAIKLYINSFMGRNISHEDSINEIYSLLERKLEPKYLKIVGDFNPRGNVHTVIEICSDSVIKKQNEPQLRSENRANGARRIEEREKDRKRDEKRGGLRDFKGDKKRDEKPKRGLKEGFRKPAFADDKKPRVVKKDR from the coding sequence ATGAGTGAAAATTTACGATACGGAGAGCAAATTTTAAAGGAATTTGACCCAGAAACTGATTTAGAAATTTGGCAAAATAAGCACGAGCGTGATTATTTGATTAAAATTACCTTGCCAGAGTTTTGCTGTCTTTGCCCACGTTCTGGCTACCCTGATTTTGCCACCATTTACGTTGAATACGTGCCAAACAAGCTTGTTGTGGAGCTAAAAGCGATCAAACTTTACATAAACAGCTTTATGGGGCGAAATATCAGCCACGAGGATAGCATAAATGAAATTTACTCGCTTTTAGAGAGAAAGTTAGAGCCAAAATATCTAAAAATAGTTGGCGATTTTAACCCGCGTGGAAATGTGCATACCGTGATAGAAATTTGCAGTGATAGCGTTATAAAAAAGCAAAATGAGCCACAACTAAGAAGCGAAAATAGAGCAAATGGTGCAAGACGTATAGAAGAGAGAGAAAAAGATAGAAAAAGAGATGAAAAAAGAGGCGGTTTGAGGGATTTTAAAGGTGATAAAAAGCGTGATGAGAAACCAAAAAGAGGCTTAAAAGAGGGTTTTAGAAAACCAGCCTTTGCAGACGATAAAAAGCCAAGAGTAGTGAAAAAAGATAGATGA
- a CDS encoding HD domain-containing protein, with product MISAKLIEHIFKAASISRWNDYPKMANLVELDKQAHKFIIAYFLAKLEKDVDINFIIEAGIFEFLSRVVVTDIRPDVFHHIQKSKKEQVNSWVINELEDLISQINGGEFFNRLKNYLQNSDKSHEKERLILKAASYLATRWEFSIVYQTSQFLSDINELKRKVDEELEDYFELIGVRKIAMNQKLAKLVDLSGRLRFQKRWAQTPRIPETAVLGHMLVVAILSYFYSLKVNACEKRAENNFFCALFHDLPESLTRDIISPVKYGIKGLNEIINEYEMRLIDEQILPFVPENFRDEFSYILGIRSQGEKFIKDEFENRTFEHKILPFDGTLDNVNENRFKAIDGKALKYCDKLAAYIEAGISISYGVKSKELLDGFKNMYRFFMEKPSVNGVNFYEICKDFNAHFNLEV from the coding sequence ATGATAAGTGCAAAGCTGATTGAACATATCTTTAAAGCCGCCTCAATTTCACGCTGGAATGACTATCCAAAAATGGCAAATTTAGTTGAGCTTGACAAACAGGCTCACAAATTTATCATCGCCTATTTTTTAGCAAAACTTGAAAAAGACGTGGATATAAACTTCATCATTGAAGCTGGAATTTTTGAGTTTTTAAGCCGTGTGGTAGTCACTGACATACGACCTGACGTCTTTCATCATATACAAAAGAGTAAAAAAGAGCAGGTAAATTCGTGGGTTATAAACGAGCTTGAAGATTTAATAAGCCAGATTAATGGCGGAGAATTTTTTAATCGTCTTAAAAACTATCTGCAAAATAGCGATAAATCGCACGAAAAAGAGCGTCTAATCCTAAAAGCAGCCAGTTATCTAGCCACACGTTGGGAATTTTCTATCGTCTATCAAACAAGCCAGTTTTTAAGCGATATAAACGAGCTAAAACGCAAGGTTGATGAGGAGCTTGAAGATTATTTTGAGCTAATTGGAGTGCGTAAAATCGCGATGAATCAAAAACTAGCCAAACTAGTTGATTTAAGCGGACGGCTTAGATTTCAAAAACGCTGGGCTCAAACGCCACGAATCCCTGAAACTGCGGTGCTTGGGCATATGCTTGTTGTTGCGATTTTAAGCTATTTTTACTCACTAAAAGTAAATGCGTGTGAAAAAAGAGCAGAAAATAACTTCTTTTGTGCCTTGTTTCACGACCTACCAGAGAGCTTAACTCGTGACATCATAAGCCCCGTAAAATACGGCATAAAAGGGCTAAATGAGATTATAAATGAGTATGAGATGAGACTTATTGATGAGCAAATTTTGCCATTTGTGCCTGAAAATTTTAGAGATGAGTTTAGCTATATTTTAGGTATTAGAAGCCAGGGCGAGAAATTTATTAAAGATGAGTTTGAAAACCGCACTTTTGAGCATAAAATTTTGCCATTTGACGGCACACTTGATAATGTCAATGAAAACCGCTTTAAAGCAATTGACGGCAAAGCCCTAAAATACTGCGATAAACTAGCTGCTTACATTGAGGCTGGGATTTCGATAAGCTATGGTGTTAAGTCAAAAGAGTTGCTTGACGGCTTTAAAAATATGTATAGATTTTTTATGGAGAAGCCAAGCGTTAATGGGGTGAATTTTTATGAAATTTGTAAGGATTTTAACGCGCATTTTAATTTAGAGGTTTAA
- a CDS encoding anaerobic ribonucleoside-triphosphate reductase activating protein, with amino-acid sequence MKNLNIFDITPFTMTDYTDTLSAVLWFSECNMRCKYCYNVPVVLGKGKITFDELMKFLNERQNRLEGIVFSGGECTLSPHFLELLGEVKRRNFKIKVDTNGTNFNVLKTAISQNLIDFISLDFKATKEKFHAVTGSNLYENFAKTLRFLIDLDFEFEVRTTIHADILNEDDISKMAKFLEQNGYKNSYFLQNFLPTSQNFGSLNEPKNSFDTTKIKTNLDIKLRNF; translated from the coding sequence ATGAAAAATCTAAATATCTTTGACATCACGCCTTTTACGATGACTGACTACACCGATACGCTATCAGCAGTGCTTTGGTTTAGTGAATGCAATATGCGTTGTAAGTATTGCTACAACGTCCCTGTCGTGCTTGGCAAGGGCAAAATAACCTTTGATGAGCTGATGAAATTTCTAAACGAGCGACAAAATAGACTTGAAGGTATCGTATTTAGCGGTGGAGAATGCACATTAAGTCCGCATTTTTTAGAGCTTTTAGGCGAGGTTAAAAGGCGAAATTTCAAGATCAAAGTAGATACGAACGGGACAAATTTTAACGTTTTAAAAACGGCAATAAGCCAAAATCTAATCGACTTTATCTCACTTGACTTTAAGGCGACAAAAGAGAAATTTCACGCCGTTACTGGCTCAAATTTATATGAAAATTTTGCTAAAACCTTGCGGTTTTTAATAGATTTAGACTTTGAATTTGAAGTTAGAACGACAATTCACGCTGATATTTTAAACGAAGACGATATATCAAAAATGGCAAAATTTTTAGAGCAAAATGGCTATAAAAACAGCTATTTTTTACAAAATTTCTTACCTACAAGTCAAAATTTTGGCTCTTTAAATGAGCCAAAAAACAGCTTTGATACCACAAAAATCAAGACAAATTTAGATATAAAACTACGAAATTTTTAA
- a CDS encoding EAL domain-containing protein: protein MNFTQKTERSERFKNALKISFPFIFVICILIFIFQKSELKILDVLLLCVLIICYVYYTFYMIKQSSESGVLDDTTKVFKREKFEEILKNLIKKSTKNDSIVLLRFKNLAELSEIYGIKKVDKILENKLNELSLFLEENGMKKSIIGHYNASYFLMYSYTQSTKISHFLTIFSKKLQTQDISLNLDFSVVNADVDNDIFRIINLLFDDIKDKSCVDKNLLDNIQKEILDSIDDKNFSYKIQKMIDIKNNDFMYSLITSIKTRNFGDISKSKYSEVNVKNGYSIVFDKSNFVKFCEIYRSRLKNDRVLFEVSLNSIKDTMFLNFVTDYVFKNDIEPRNIIFEFDECDENEDLNLLNEIINRLKIVGFKVALGHFGGVSGAFFNYFMNLNIDYIIYDISMSKGLGSEKVVQVVTNLNKACNELGIKTIMKFIQNEYEFNTIKHCGVDYIQGFYIEKPKEIKG from the coding sequence ATGAATTTTACTCAAAAAACGGAGAGGAGTGAGCGTTTTAAAAACGCACTTAAGATATCCTTTCCATTTATATTTGTTATTTGTATCTTGATTTTTATCTTTCAAAAATCAGAGCTTAAAATTTTAGATGTTTTGCTTCTTTGTGTTTTGATAATTTGTTATGTTTATTACACTTTTTATATGATAAAACAAAGCTCTGAAAGTGGCGTTTTAGACGATACAACTAAGGTTTTTAAACGTGAAAAATTTGAAGAAATTTTAAAAAATCTTATAAAAAAATCAACCAAAAATGATAGCATTGTTCTTTTAAGATTTAAAAATTTAGCCGAGCTTTCTGAAATATACGGGATTAAAAAAGTTGATAAAATTTTAGAAAATAAGCTAAATGAGCTAAGCCTATTTTTAGAAGAAAATGGAATGAAAAAAAGTATCATAGGTCACTATAATGCTAGTTATTTTTTGATGTATTCTTACACTCAAAGTACTAAAATATCGCATTTTTTAACTATATTTTCCAAGAAGCTGCAAACTCAGGATATAAGTTTAAATTTAGACTTTTCGGTTGTAAATGCTGATGTTGATAACGATATTTTTAGGATCATAAACTTACTTTTTGATGATATAAAAGATAAAAGTTGTGTAGATAAGAATTTACTTGATAATATACAAAAAGAGATTTTAGATAGTATCGATGATAAAAATTTTAGCTACAAGATACAAAAAATGATTGACATCAAAAATAATGATTTTATGTATTCGTTAATAACTAGCATAAAAACTAGAAATTTTGGCGATATCTCAAAATCAAAATATAGCGAAGTAAATGTAAAAAATGGATATAGTATCGTTTTTGATAAGTCAAATTTTGTCAAATTTTGTGAGATTTATAGATCTAGGCTAAAAAATGATAGGGTTTTATTTGAAGTCAGCTTAAATTCCATAAAAGATACTATGTTTTTAAATTTTGTAACAGACTATGTTTTTAAAAATGACATAGAGCCTAGAAATATAATATTTGAATTTGATGAGTGTGATGAAAACGAGGATCTAAATTTATTAAACGAAATAATAAATAGGCTAAAAATTGTAGGTTTTAAAGTAGCTCTTGGACATTTTGGTGGAGTAAGTGGGGCGTTTTTTAATTATTTTATGAATTTAAATATCGATTATATCATATACGATATATCGATGAGTAAGGGGCTTGGAAGTGAAAAAGTGGTGCAGGTTGTTACAAATTTAAATAAAGCTTGTAATGAACTTGGCATAAAAACCATAATGAAATTTATACAAAATGAGTATGAGTTTAATACGATAAAACATTGTGGTGTAGATTATATACAGGGTTTTTATATAGAAAAACCAAAAGAAATTAAAGGATAA
- the nrdD gene encoding anaerobic ribonucleoside-triphosphate reductase: protein MKRDEILKKYADKRTKCVVYTRVMGYHRPVESFNLGKKGEHKERVKFVECIND, encoded by the coding sequence ATGAAAAGAGATGAAATTTTAAAAAAATACGCTGACAAACGCACAAAATGTGTGGTTTATACACGTGTAATGGGCTATCATCGCCCTGTTGAGAGCTTTAATCTAGGCAAGAAAGGCGAACACAAGGAGAGAGTGAAATTTGTTGAGTGCATAAATGACTAG
- a CDS encoding copper resistance protein CopD: MQTIYPYVQLIHMICAIIFLGFIFFDVVIFSRLKNVLGSDFERVKSAISSKAIKIMPICLLLLFLTGGMMMSTWVGSKAGGYFNTPLQQVFMLKVILAAVLGCGVIFNLTHRALGKQPPKFMRENLHKIAFVFGFIIVICAKVMFLV; this comes from the coding sequence ATGCAAACGATTTATCCATACGTGCAACTTATCCACATGATATGTGCTATCATTTTTTTAGGTTTTATATTTTTTGATGTTGTCATTTTTTCTAGGCTAAAAAATGTGCTTGGAAGCGATTTTGAGCGCGTTAAGAGTGCTATTAGCTCAAAAGCGATAAAGATAATGCCAATATGCCTTTTACTGCTGTTTTTGACTGGCGGTATGATGATGAGTACTTGGGTCGGCTCAAAAGCTGGTGGCTACTTTAATACTCCGCTTCAACAGGTCTTTATGCTAAAGGTTATACTAGCTGCCGTGCTTGGTTGTGGTGTGATTTTTAACCTTACACATAGGGCTTTAGGCAAACAACCGCCTAAATTTATGAGAGAAAATTTACACAAAATCGCTTTTGTTTTTGGCTTTATTATCGTAATTTGTGCCAAAGTAATGTTTTTAGTTTAA
- the dnaA gene encoding chromosomal replication initiator protein DnaA, whose amino-acid sequence MLANEILEMLKDKISPNEYDFYIKQLKFNEKASNDDNIVYNAPNEIIAKFIKTKYAEKIAYFFEVKTGKKVNITINTQNTKKSNLRTSKIDVKKIKSTDLIQDHTFENFVVGETNQFAFFVSKEAAQKPGTQFNPLFIYGESGLGKTHLLHSIGNFCLNTGKIVICVTSEVFMNDFIYNLKNNMMEKFREKYRNCDVLLIDDVQFLGKTSEIQNEFFHTFNEIYGKNGQIVMTSDKPPKTLKGFEERLKTRFESGLIADITPPDLATKIAIFHKKCEINNLNLNQDIINYITTNLGDNIREINGVITNLKAYKTMLNEEITLDLAKNIVKDMLKEKMENVSLERIIDIVCKEQNIKPSDIKSKSRVKNIVKARQIAIYLIRNLTSNSMPQIANYFNMGDHSNVSKNIKKINELIENDEILKLKVEEIKNKIISKG is encoded by the coding sequence TTGCTTGCAAATGAAATTTTAGAGATGCTTAAAGATAAAATATCCCCAAATGAGTATGATTTTTATATAAAACAGCTCAAATTTAACGAAAAAGCATCAAATGATGATAACATCGTATACAACGCACCAAACGAGATAATAGCAAAATTTATAAAGACAAAATATGCAGAAAAGATAGCCTATTTTTTTGAGGTAAAAACTGGTAAAAAAGTAAATATCACGATAAATACCCAAAATACGAAAAAATCAAATTTACGCACATCAAAAATTGACGTTAAAAAGATAAAAAGCACGGATTTAATTCAAGATCATACATTTGAAAATTTCGTTGTTGGCGAAACAAACCAGTTTGCATTTTTTGTTTCAAAAGAGGCAGCACAAAAGCCAGGAACCCAGTTTAACCCGCTATTTATCTACGGCGAAAGTGGCCTTGGTAAAACTCACCTACTTCACTCGATTGGAAATTTTTGTCTAAACACTGGAAAAATAGTCATTTGTGTAACCAGTGAAGTTTTTATGAACGATTTTATATATAACCTAAAAAATAATATGATGGAGAAATTTCGCGAAAAGTATCGAAACTGTGATGTTTTACTTATAGACGATGTCCAATTTTTGGGTAAAACTAGCGAAATTCAAAATGAATTTTTCCATACATTTAATGAAATTTATGGCAAAAATGGTCAAATTGTAATGACATCAGATAAACCACCAAAGACTTTAAAAGGCTTTGAAGAGCGTCTAAAAACACGCTTTGAATCTGGCTTGATAGCAGATATTACGCCACCTGATTTGGCTACAAAAATAGCCATTTTTCATAAAAAATGTGAAATAAATAATCTAAATTTAAACCAAGATATAATCAACTACATAACAACAAATTTAGGCGATAACATAAGAGAAATAAATGGAGTTATAACAAACCTAAAAGCATATAAAACTATGCTAAATGAAGAGATTACGCTTGATCTTGCAAAAAACATAGTAAAAGATATGCTAAAAGAAAAGATGGAAAATGTAAGTTTAGAACGTATAATAGATATAGTTTGTAAAGAGCAAAACATAAAACCAAGCGACATAAAGAGCAAATCTAGGGTAAAAAATATAGTAAAAGCAAGACAAATAGCGATATATTTAATAAGAAATTTAACGTCAAATTCAATGCCACAAATTGCAAACTACTTTAATATGGGCGATCACAGCAATGTAAGCAAAAATATCAAAAAGATAAACGAGCTTATAGAAAATGATGAAATTTTGAAGTTAAAAGTTGAAGAGATAAAAAATAAAATCATATCAAAAGGATAA